From Ruminococcus sp. HUN007, a single genomic window includes:
- the prfA gene encoding peptide chain release factor 1 — translation MFEKLKFTSQRFDEINLKLSDPDVISNTELYTSLMKEYKTLTPVVEKYHEYLNAKKNFEEAKELLDAGGLDAEMKEMAQTEFEEQKENIERFTDELRILLLPKDPNDEKNVIIEIRGGAGGEEAALFANSLYRMYTMYAESRGWKQEVLNSNETELGGFKEISFSIEGEGAYSRFKYESGVHRVQRVPETESQGRIHTSTVTVAVLVEADEVELEINPTELKIDVFRASGAGGQHINKTESAVRITHLPTGTVVECQDERSQFKNRERAMKILRSRLYEALQQEQADKIASERKMQVGTGDRSERIRTYNFPQGRITDHRIGLTLYKIDDVLNGHLDEVIDALATADQAAKLASQNEQ, via the coding sequence ATGTTTGAAAAGCTAAAATTTACTTCACAGAGATTTGATGAAATAAATCTGAAATTATCAGACCCGGACGTCATAAGCAATACTGAACTGTACACCTCGCTTATGAAAGAGTACAAGACTCTTACACCGGTAGTGGAAAAATACCACGAGTACCTAAACGCTAAGAAGAATTTTGAAGAGGCAAAGGAACTGCTCGATGCAGGCGGACTCGATGCCGAGATGAAGGAAATGGCTCAGACCGAGTTCGAGGAACAGAAGGAAAACATTGAGCGTTTTACTGATGAACTGCGTATTCTTCTCCTTCCTAAGGATCCTAACGATGAAAAGAATGTTATTATTGAAATAAGAGGCGGAGCAGGCGGTGAGGAAGCTGCTCTGTTTGCAAATTCCCTCTACAGAATGTACACTATGTATGCAGAGTCACGCGGATGGAAGCAGGAGGTCCTCAATTCGAATGAAACTGAGCTCGGCGGCTTCAAGGAGATCAGTTTTTCCATTGAAGGTGAAGGGGCATATTCCCGTTTCAAGTATGAAAGCGGTGTACACCGTGTTCAGCGTGTTCCGGAAACTGAATCACAGGGAAGGATCCATACTTCAACAGTTACGGTCGCAGTACTTGTTGAGGCAGATGAAGTTGAACTTGAGATCAATCCGACAGAACTTAAAATAGATGTTTTCCGTGCCAGCGGTGCCGGTGGTCAGCACATCAACAAAACTGAATCTGCAGTTCGTATAACCCATCTTCCGACGGGTACAGTGGTAGAGTGCCAGGACGAACGAAGCCAGTTCAAGAACAGGGAACGTGCCATGAAGATCCTTCGTTCAAGACTTTATGAAGCTTTACAGCAGGAGCAGGCTGACAAGATAGCATCTGAAAGAAAAATGCAGGTAGGTACCGGAGACAGATCAGAGAGGATAAGAACATACAACTTTCCTCAGGGGCGCATAACTGATCACCGTATCGGACTTACTTTATATAAAATAGACGATGTGCTCAACGGTCATCTTGATGAGGTGATCGACGCACTTGCAACTGCAGACCAGGCTGCAAAGCTTGCGTCACAGAATGAACAGTGA
- a CDS encoding DUF6382 domain-containing protein, which yields MRSYIKNDERKNYFIIESDAGAVLDTVAQGMLENNDIAGMLPFSVMHFDDVTTVRYDVTPFITLSEMLERTVTKKEILSVISTVTEAMALCPDYMISSGSVILEADKMFYDEENGRLHLCVFPFVTTERESVQTKDFLKNFICRVKFDSTENCDYIGKILGALNDDTCDTEFIRRIADENSCENLNSVQNCTPENNVQLAETSFENHQVNNFSENNSENSDSFRNESSCPVSALDSFADEEMEEDSSIKGFFSGFLGRKNKIQKNPAGISTDESADDDALMAGFSDGKEGYFNREKDRNGTVVLGSRSGHTAPVLIRLSNDERIEIKGKRFRIGSDSRTSDYCITDNCAVSRAHADIINKKGVLYITDNNSTNHTYLDDQELKGKKEYRLSNNSRITLADEEFRLSL from the coding sequence ATGAGAAGCTATATAAAAAATGACGAAAGAAAGAATTATTTTATTATCGAGTCAGATGCAGGTGCCGTTCTCGACACAGTTGCACAGGGAATGCTTGAAAACAACGACATAGCCGGTATGCTTCCGTTTTCAGTAATGCATTTCGATGACGTTACAACTGTTCGTTATGATGTAACGCCGTTTATAACTCTTTCTGAAATGCTTGAAAGGACAGTTACAAAGAAAGAGATCCTTTCAGTTATCAGTACAGTTACTGAAGCTATGGCGCTCTGTCCGGATTATATGATAAGTTCTGGTTCGGTTATTCTTGAAGCTGATAAAATGTTTTATGATGAAGAAAACGGCAGACTCCATCTCTGTGTATTTCCGTTTGTTACAACAGAACGTGAATCTGTTCAGACAAAGGATTTTCTGAAAAATTTCATATGCCGTGTAAAGTTCGACAGCACAGAAAACTGTGATTACATCGGAAAAATTCTCGGCGCACTTAACGATGATACATGTGATACGGAGTTTATCAGAAGGATAGCAGATGAGAACAGCTGCGAAAACTTAAATTCAGTTCAGAACTGTACCCCGGAAAACAATGTTCAGCTGGCTGAAACATCTTTCGAAAACCATCAGGTAAACAACTTTTCGGAAAACAATTCAGAAAACAGTGATTCTTTCAGAAATGAGTCGTCGTGTCCGGTTTCAGCACTTGACAGTTTTGCCGACGAAGAAATGGAAGAGGATAGCAGTATAAAAGGCTTTTTCTCCGGATTTCTCGGAAGGAAAAATAAAATACAGAAAAATCCTGCAGGTATCAGTACTGATGAATCTGCAGATGACGATGCTCTTATGGCTGGGTTCAGTGACGGAAAGGAAGGATATTTTAACAGAGAGAAAGACAGAAACGGTACAGTTGTTCTCGGAAGCAGATCCGGACACACTGCTCCGGTGCTGATCAGATTATCTAATGATGAGAGAATAGAAATAAAGGGAAAGCGTTTCCGTATAGGTTCTGACAGCAGAACTTCAGACTACTGTATTACTGACAACTGTGCAGTGAGCAGAGCACACGCTGATATTATAAACAAAAAAGGCGTGCTCTACATAACAGATAACAATTCCACTAATCATACGTACCTCGACGATCAGGAACTTAAGGGTAAGAAAGAATACAGACTGAGTAACAACAGCCGTATTACACTTGCCGATGAAGAATTCAGATTAAGCTTATGA
- a CDS encoding dephospho-CoA kinase, translating into MNHLEGVMVVGLTGQTGSGKTTACRKFMENGFAVINADEIARNIMQPDSVCLREVTDFFRDRNT; encoded by the coding sequence GTGAATCATTTGGAAGGTGTAATGGTCGTCGGTCTTACAGGACAGACAGGCTCAGGCAAGACTACTGCATGCAGAAAATTTATGGAAAACGGTTTCGCTGTCATCAATGCGGATGAAATAGCCAGAAATATTATGCAGCCGGATTCCGTCTGCCTTCGTGAAGTAACCGATTTTTTTCGGGACAGGAATACTTAA
- a CDS encoding DUF951 domain-containing protein has translation MDVQPGDILVMKKPHPCGKYEFFVIRSGADFRLRCLGCSREFMVPRSRIESRIKSVIRENAENQNL, from the coding sequence GTGGATGTTCAGCCGGGCGATATTCTTGTAATGAAAAAACCGCATCCCTGCGGAAAATACGAGTTCTTCGTCATCAGATCCGGAGCCGATTTCAGACTCAGATGTCTTGGATGTTCAAGAGAATTCATGGTGCCGCGCAGCAGGATAGAAAGCAGGATCAAGAGCGTTATCAGGGAAAATGCTGAAAATCAGAACTTATAA
- the coaE gene encoding dephospho-CoA kinase (Dephospho-CoA kinase (CoaE) performs the final step in coenzyme A biosynthesis.), translating to MFFGTGILKEDKSLNRQRLADIVFNNPKKLEQLNSIMYPHITSEILSLIRSNSSEGKKLILLDAPTLFESRADDFCEIIISVIADEATRLKRIIERDHISEEQAKARMSAQHNEKFFVDNSDFIIRNNEGMSGLDDIVNEMSDKIKCYYSNKFKDLE from the coding sequence ATTTTTTTCGGGACAGGAATACTTAAAGAAGACAAATCACTGAACAGACAGAGACTTGCGGATATTGTCTTTAATAATCCAAAGAAACTTGAACAGCTCAACAGTATCATGTATCCTCACATCACTTCGGAGATACTTTCACTGATCAGGTCAAATTCTTCCGAAGGGAAGAAACTCATACTGCTCGACGCTCCGACTCTTTTCGAAAGCCGTGCAGATGATTTCTGTGAAATAATCATTTCAGTGATTGCCGACGAAGCTACCCGTCTCAAGAGAATTATAGAAAGAGATCATATCAGCGAAGAACAGGCAAAAGCAAGAATGAGTGCTCAGCATAATGAAAAGTTCTTTGTTGATAATTCAGATTTCATAATCCGAAATAATGAAGGTATGTCAGGACTTGATGATATAGTGAATGAAATGTCTGACAAAATCAAGTGTTACTATTCGAATAAATTTAAAGATCTGGAGTGA
- a CDS encoding EAL domain-containing protein, with translation MAENPSKSDNRQKKQREGKMKYRFLLQCIFPAAIVMGIVCYVSILLSQRMSSENMMSALRGQQESKVGILSDNINTVLNSSQLDTISAEILLIVEHSPNNELFTKSLRETVNRMASQSTILSKVQVAVFDREVIIGSRGFSSEFTGEEYWYDREKLEQCQNYMIGTPSVKLGDVSLFTFVYPVVNSSGDCVAAIAFGTNDQALTSMIGMQTNIGNQVWFITDSEDRLFFVAGNSNDINELARIAEKVTDESVTVNAGGTPYIMKKTELHEFSDYMLCYVVPVEPLIQQSRPTMIMLIVFAVISTLLIIAFVMSFSDRIVKEVNNVRSSVKGIAKNDFVNPIEVNTNDEMGKLVSEINSVVDKLKYQAEHDSKTNFYNSEAFAKKSLEYISANQERTYAIVRVDVDNFSFINDIFDWEIGDRILLGIADDLTNVFGPDAIFGYLGNDVFVICVGYVFLEAVTQKIERANEEIKKSAEKYMPITVHFGICENAGLDMDISILCDYAGIALKTVKGNLLQIYAIYDEKFDENHKVQKFVESNKITALENHDFYIVLQPKCNIFSGEVVGAEALVRWKDHTSGEIISPGKFIPIFEKNGFVITLDRFVWEETCKVIKKWRDHGYKDIPVSVNVSRMHIIHDTFVDEFADLVRKYEIPPELVEVEITESALLENSEDALQDVMSGLKGRGFKLLMDDFASGYSSLIALQRLPFDVIKIDKGLIDKIGEGFNREFVSGIIAFLREIKKDIVIEGVEFDWQKEILKDSGGKIIQGFCFSKPVSVSEFERLAFGEIVPDED, from the coding sequence ATGGCTGAAAATCCGTCGAAATCAGATAACAGGCAGAAAAAACAGCGTGAAGGAAAAATGAAATACAGATTTTTGCTTCAGTGTATATTTCCTGCTGCAATTGTAATGGGGATTGTTTGCTATGTAAGCATTCTGCTTTCACAGAGAATGTCTTCGGAGAACATGATGAGTGCCCTGAGAGGACAGCAGGAGTCGAAGGTAGGCATTCTGTCAGATAATATCAATACAGTTCTTAACAGCAGTCAGCTGGACACAATTTCTGCTGAGATACTTTTGATTGTGGAACACAGTCCTAATAATGAACTGTTTACTAAATCACTCAGAGAAACGGTTAACCGTATGGCTTCGCAGAGTACTATACTCTCAAAGGTACAGGTTGCGGTTTTTGACAGGGAAGTTATTATCGGTTCAAGAGGATTCAGTTCGGAATTTACCGGAGAGGAATACTGGTATGACCGCGAAAAACTGGAACAGTGCCAGAATTATATGATCGGTACTCCTTCAGTTAAACTTGGCGACGTATCGCTTTTTACATTTGTTTATCCTGTTGTGAACAGTTCGGGAGACTGTGTTGCAGCTATTGCATTCGGTACGAATGATCAGGCACTTACCTCCATGATAGGTATGCAGACCAATATCGGTAATCAGGTCTGGTTTATAACTGACAGTGAAGACAGACTGTTTTTTGTGGCCGGTAATTCTAACGATATCAATGAACTGGCGCGTATCGCGGAAAAAGTTACTGATGAATCAGTTACGGTTAACGCCGGCGGTACTCCGTATATTATGAAGAAAACAGAGCTGCATGAATTCAGTGATTATATGCTATGTTATGTAGTTCCTGTGGAGCCGCTCATTCAACAGTCACGACCGACAATGATCATGCTTATTGTATTTGCAGTGATCAGTACTCTTCTTATCATTGCTTTTGTAATGAGCTTCTCGGACAGGATAGTTAAAGAGGTCAACAATGTCCGCAGCAGTGTAAAGGGTATAGCAAAGAACGATTTTGTAAATCCTATTGAAGTAAATACAAATGATGAAATGGGCAAACTCGTTTCCGAGATCAACAGTGTTGTGGATAAATTAAAGTATCAGGCTGAACATGACAGCAAGACTAATTTCTACAACAGCGAAGCATTTGCCAAGAAATCTCTTGAATACATTTCTGCCAATCAGGAAAGAACATACGCAATTGTACGAGTCGATGTCGACAACTTCAGCTTTATAAATGACATTTTTGACTGGGAGATAGGCGACCGTATACTTCTTGGTATTGCTGATGACCTTACAAATGTCTTTGGTCCTGATGCAATTTTCGGATATCTCGGAAATGACGTTTTTGTAATTTGTGTCGGATATGTCTTTCTGGAAGCTGTTACCCAGAAAATTGAAAGAGCTAATGAAGAAATTAAGAAATCAGCAGAAAAGTATATGCCGATAACAGTTCATTTCGGTATATGTGAAAACGCCGGACTGGATATGGACATAAGCATTCTCTGCGATTATGCCGGTATTGCCCTTAAGACTGTAAAGGGTAATCTTCTTCAGATCTATGCTATTTATGATGAGAAATTTGATGAAAACCATAAAGTTCAGAAGTTCGTTGAGAGCAACAAGATCACGGCTCTCGAAAATCATGATTTTTATATAGTTCTTCAGCCGAAATGCAATATATTCAGCGGTGAGGTAGTAGGTGCCGAAGCTCTTGTCCGCTGGAAGGACCATACTTCAGGTGAAATAATTTCACCGGGCAAGTTTATACCTATTTTTGAAAAGAACGGATTTGTCATTACCCTTGATCGTTTTGTCTGGGAGGAAACCTGCAAGGTTATCAAGAAATGGCGTGATCACGGATATAAAGATATTCCTGTGTCCGTTAACGTATCAAGAATGCATATTATTCATGATACCTTTGTCGATGAGTTTGCGGATCTTGTCAGAAAATATGAAATTCCGCCTGAACTCGTTGAAGTGGAAATTACTGAAAGTGCACTTCTTGAAAACAGTGAGGATGCTCTCCAGGATGTAATGTCAGGACTTAAGGGACGCGGATTCAAGCTCCTTATGGATGACTTTGCTTCAGGATATTCATCTCTTATTGCACTGCAGAGACTTCCTTTTGACGTTATCAAGATCGACAAAGGACTTATCGACAAGATAGGTGAAGGATTTAACCGTGAATTCGTTTCAGGTATAATTGCATTTCTGCGTGAGATAAAAAAAGATATAGTTATTGAGGGTGTAGAATTCGACTGGCAAAAAGAAATACTTAAGGATTCAGGCGGAAAGATCATTCAGGGGTTCTGTTTTTCAAAGCCTGTATCAGTAAGTGAATTTGAAAGGCTTGCATTCGGAGAAATTGTTCCGGATGAAGACTGA
- a CDS encoding L-threonylcarbamoyladenylate synthase translates to MKDIICLTDRDSDLEKAASLLKSGKVVALPTETVYGLAADATNCEAVASVFAAKGRPADNPLIIHVTSLSMMEKYTEDIPRAAYRLAEAFWPGPLTMILPKKNNVPEIVTGGLDTVAVRMPSHPVMRKIIDLVGKPLAAPSANLSGSPSPTTLAHVRKDMNGRIEAVVDGGECTVGVESTVICFDGYDSIRILRPGFITAEDLRKYVDEVIIDENILSDVVPEVKEVRSPGMKYKHYSPAARVVLVCGDLDHFIKYAATRKDEGMCCLIYDQDAEGFPFKYMTYGSDSEEQAKQIFSKLREADEKGVKNLYVRAPQKDGVGLAVYNRLIRAAGYEVVET, encoded by the coding sequence ATGAAAGATATTATTTGTCTAACTGACAGGGACAGTGACCTTGAAAAAGCTGCATCACTTCTTAAAAGCGGAAAGGTAGTTGCGCTTCCTACAGAAACTGTATACGGACTTGCTGCTGATGCTACAAACTGTGAAGCGGTGGCATCTGTTTTTGCTGCAAAGGGCAGACCGGCGGACAATCCTCTTATCATTCACGTTACCAGCCTGAGTATGATGGAGAAATATACTGAAGACATCCCGCGGGCGGCGTACAGACTTGCTGAAGCATTCTGGCCGGGACCGCTTACCATGATACTTCCTAAAAAGAATAATGTACCGGAAATAGTGACCGGCGGTCTCGATACAGTAGCCGTAAGAATGCCTTCACATCCGGTCATGAGAAAGATCATTGATCTGGTCGGCAAACCTCTTGCCGCCCCTTCGGCGAATCTTTCAGGCTCTCCAAGTCCGACCACGCTTGCGCATGTCAGAAAAGATATGAACGGAAGAATAGAAGCTGTTGTGGACGGAGGCGAGTGTACAGTAGGTGTTGAATCGACAGTTATATGCTTTGACGGATATGATTCAATTCGTATACTCAGACCTGGTTTCATTACTGCTGAAGATCTCAGAAAATATGTAGATGAAGTAATTATAGATGAAAACATTCTTTCTGATGTTGTTCCTGAAGTAAAGGAAGTACGTTCTCCGGGAATGAAATACAAGCATTATTCACCGGCAGCCAGAGTTGTTCTTGTCTGCGGTGATCTTGATCATTTTATTAAATATGCGGCCACAAGAAAAGATGAAGGTATGTGCTGCCTTATTTATGATCAGGATGCTGAAGGTTTTCCTTTTAAATATATGACTTACGGATCGGATTCTGAAGAACAGGCTAAACAGATATTCTCAAAACTTCGTGAAGCAGATGAAAAAGGTGTTAAGAACCTTTACGTCAGAGCTCCTCAGAAGGACGGTGTAGGTCTCGCTGTATACAACAGGCTTATCAGAGCTGCAGGATATGAGGTGGTGGAAACGTGA
- a CDS encoding type II CAAX endopeptidase family protein — protein sequence MDFATAAIWLFFPIAQMLFPACGVIAGNLVTSRKTGKKYPVAAYTLILAFTFLAVVLSLLSVFFPANTILENTAMEMTPYNMAVQLIVLPVSLAAFILFLTASREKKENAGTIRKNILKSIIMIIVFLIIYSARIFLGYMIDELTGNGGIEELNKFLEGFMTLSTMGMLGLTIINYPLTFTLFFGEEYGWRYFLQPRMQEKFGMRKGVLLLGLIWGLWHTPMNFMYYTTTCGPQSLCNQIIVCVAYAIFFGYAYMKTENIWVPVAIHYLNNNLIPVVKQDVSVDVLQHQEIKWSDIPPAALLMIVYVLFIFASEYRSKKSVRSKESAAES from the coding sequence TTGGATTTCGCAACGGCTGCGATCTGGCTGTTTTTTCCGATTGCCCAGATGCTTTTCCCTGCCTGCGGTGTAATCGCCGGCAATCTTGTTACTTCCCGAAAAACAGGAAAGAAATATCCGGTTGCAGCATATACATTAATACTCGCTTTTACTTTCCTTGCAGTTGTCCTGTCGTTACTCAGCGTATTTTTCCCGGCAAACACAATACTCGAAAATACTGCCATGGAGATGACGCCTTATAATATGGCGGTTCAGTTAATAGTTTTACCTGTATCTCTGGCAGCGTTTATCCTTTTCCTGACAGCTTCCCGTGAAAAAAAGGAAAATGCCGGAACTATCCGTAAAAACATATTAAAAAGCATAATCATGATAATAGTTTTTCTGATCATCTATTCGGCAAGAATATTTCTCGGATACATGATAGACGAACTGACAGGGAACGGCGGTATTGAGGAACTGAATAAGTTTCTTGAAGGATTTATGACTTTAAGTACTATGGGAATGCTTGGCCTCACCATTATCAATTATCCTCTGACTTTTACCCTGTTCTTCGGTGAAGAATACGGATGGAGATATTTCCTTCAGCCGCGAATGCAGGAAAAATTCGGAATGAGAAAAGGCGTGCTACTGCTCGGTCTTATCTGGGGTCTCTGGCACACACCGATGAATTTCATGTACTACACAACTACATGCGGTCCGCAGTCATTGTGCAACCAGATAATCGTCTGCGTTGCCTATGCTATATTCTTCGGATATGCATATATGAAAACTGAAAACATCTGGGTACCGGTCGCTATTCACTACCTGAATAACAATCTTATCCCTGTTGTCAAGCAGGATGTATCTGTTGATGTACTTCAGCACCAGGAAATTAAATGGAGTGATATTCCACCTGCAGCCCTTCTTATGATAGTATATGTTCTTTTCATTTTTGCTTCTGAATACAGATCAAAAAAATCAGTCAGATCAAAGGAATCAGCTGCAGAATCCTGA
- a CDS encoding HD domain-containing phosphohydrolase, with protein sequence MGKITTDLKRFAVFCVSSVTALALLYTPAGGVSCISKEVYAGEFSRVIDEESLAVDPTGKGDGYLAVLYDNKNGLPTSEANAVLQTSDGFIWIGCYSGLIRYDGCNFERIKASTGVTSVVSLFEDSQKRLWVGTNDSGAAVMENGEFRVYRHSDGMKSLSVRSVAEDNAGNVWLGTTRGLSFVDPEGDLHNFESEDLVNEYIRKIRSCDDGSICGLTMSGSVFTIKGGKLTGFYTSDDLGISDIHAVLPDSDRPGFYYIGNKGSALYYGRLQKGFKSEKMIMLNPLEYVNSIEKVGDMIWICSDTGIGFLNDGRFVPVKNTPMNTSVENMAVDYQKNLWFASSKQGIMKIVPNQFLDIFEKYGLPDDVVESDCVYDDKLWIAGKTEGLKVLSTDGLVDSIPVESSVSSSGSRFRDGDLITLLKDKRIRSIYKDSSDRLWFSTFSHLGLVCYDHGKVTRYTVEDGMPSERVRTVYECSDGSVIAACTGGIAVIRDGKIEKVYSKDDGIDNTEILTVVCAENGDIILGTDGGGIYIIGGDSNIKHLTVEKGELSSDVVMRIKKDRKRNLYWVVTSNSLSCMDASYRVRTISNFPYPNNFDIFQNSSDEMWILSSNGIYVSETEEILKNEEIQYLHYGMDNGLSCTATSNSYSCLTPRGMLYIAGTNGVAAVNIEKSFENVSDIKVSVPYVEVDGSYIFPDENGNYVIPSSSVKLTVYSYVYNYSLMNPDVTYYLKGFEHNPVTVKRSELTPASYTNLRGGEYTFVMKVDDPQGDSTKETVIKIIKEKKWYEKIVVHIIALVLILALLAALLKAYISYRTRKYEEKNRQQKELIREIVESFAKVIDMKDSYTNGHSTRVAEYTAMLSKELGCDEDTVEKYYNIALLHDIGKIGIPPEVLNKPGKLTDTEFNIIKSHSALGYEALKNISIMPELSVGAGMHHERPDGKGYPKGLKGDQILRVAQIIAVADTFDAMYSDRPYRKRMNFEKAVSIMKEVSGTQLASDVVDAFLRLVEKGEFRAENDNGGGTMEDIDNIHRKQK encoded by the coding sequence ATGGGAAAGATAACTACTGATCTTAAACGTTTTGCTGTATTCTGTGTTTCTTCAGTTACAGCTCTTGCTCTTTTATATACGCCTGCAGGCGGAGTATCGTGTATCAGTAAAGAAGTTTATGCCGGGGAGTTCAGCAGAGTTATTGATGAAGAATCACTTGCTGTTGATCCGACCGGTAAAGGCGACGGTTATCTTGCAGTACTTTATGACAATAAAAACGGGCTTCCTACAAGTGAGGCAAATGCAGTTTTACAGACGTCTGACGGTTTTATCTGGATAGGCTGCTACAGCGGGCTCATACGTTATGACGGCTGTAATTTTGAACGTATAAAAGCTTCAACCGGCGTAACAAGTGTAGTAAGTCTTTTTGAGGATTCCCAGAAACGTCTGTGGGTCGGTACAAATGACAGCGGTGCCGCTGTAATGGAGAACGGTGAGTTCAGAGTGTACAGGCATTCTGACGGAATGAAGTCGCTTTCTGTCCGGTCCGTTGCAGAGGATAATGCAGGAAACGTATGGCTCGGGACGACCCGCGGACTTTCCTTTGTCGATCCGGAAGGCGACCTGCATAATTTTGAATCGGAAGATCTTGTAAATGAATATATCCGTAAAATCAGATCGTGCGACGACGGTTCGATCTGCGGATTAACGATGAGCGGTTCCGTGTTCACCATTAAAGGAGGAAAACTTACAGGTTTTTATACTTCAGATGATCTCGGAATAAGTGATATTCATGCAGTACTTCCTGACAGCGACAGACCGGGATTTTATTATATAGGCAACAAAGGATCTGCTCTTTATTACGGCCGTCTTCAGAAAGGTTTCAAATCTGAGAAGATGATCATGCTGAATCCTCTTGAATATGTAAATTCCATTGAAAAAGTCGGCGACATGATATGGATCTGTTCAGATACAGGTATCGGATTTCTCAATGACGGAAGATTTGTTCCGGTAAAAAATACTCCGATGAATACGTCAGTTGAAAATATGGCAGTGGACTATCAGAAAAATCTCTGGTTTGCGTCTTCAAAGCAGGGGATCATGAAGATCGTTCCTAATCAGTTCCTTGATATTTTCGAGAAGTATGGTCTTCCTGACGATGTAGTTGAGTCTGACTGTGTTTACGATGACAAACTCTGGATAGCCGGTAAAACTGAAGGACTTAAAGTGCTTTCCACAGACGGGCTGGTTGACAGCATTCCTGTTGAATCATCGGTAAGTTCATCTGGCAGCAGGTTCAGGGACGGCGACCTTATTACACTTCTGAAAGACAAGCGTATACGTTCAATTTATAAAGATTCATCTGACCGGCTCTGGTTTTCGACATTCAGTCATCTTGGCCTTGTATGCTATGATCACGGAAAAGTCACAAGATACACTGTGGAAGACGGCATGCCTTCCGAGAGGGTAAGAACAGTTTATGAATGCAGCGACGGTTCGGTGATTGCAGCGTGTACAGGCGGAATTGCTGTTATACGCGACGGAAAGATCGAAAAAGTTTACAGCAAGGACGACGGCATCGACAACACCGAGATCCTTACTGTAGTCTGCGCTGAAAACGGCGATATTATCCTGGGAACCGACGGCGGCGGTATCTATATCATCGGCGGAGACAGTAACATAAAGCACCTTACCGTAGAAAAAGGAGAACTGTCCTCCGACGTGGTAATGAGGATCAAAAAGGACAGAAAGAGAAATCTGTACTGGGTAGTTACAAGTAACTCTCTCAGTTGTATGGATGCATCCTACAGGGTAAGAACTATCAGCAATTTCCCGTATCCTAATAATTTTGATATTTTTCAGAACAGTTCCGATGAAATGTGGATCCTGAGCTCGAACGGTATTTACGTTTCAGAAACTGAAGAAATACTGAAGAACGAAGAGATCCAGTATCTGCACTATGGTATGGACAACGGACTTTCCTGTACAGCTACTTCGAATTCGTACAGCTGTCTTACTCCGCGCGGAATGCTCTATATCGCAGGAACAAACGGTGTAGCTGCCGTTAATATTGAAAAGTCATTCGAAAATGTAAGTGATATAAAAGTGTCAGTTCCGTATGTTGAGGTGGACGGTTCATATATTTTTCCGGACGAAAACGGTAATTACGTAATACCGTCATCATCTGTAAAGCTTACGGTATACAGCTATGTATACAACTATTCACTGATGAATCCTGATGTAACCTATTATCTCAAAGGCTTTGAACACAATCCTGTAACCGTAAAGAGAAGTGAACTCACGCCTGCTTCCTATACAAATCTCCGCGGCGGTGAATATACTTTTGTTATGAAAGTGGATGATCCGCAGGGGGACAGTACCAAGGAAACCGTCATAAAGATAATAAAGGAAAAGAAATGGTATGAAAAGATAGTCGTTCATATCATAGCACTTGTTCTCATACTGGCACTGCTTGCTGCTCTTCTCAAGGCATACATATCATACCGTACAAGAAAATACGAAGAGAAGAACAGACAGCAGAAGGAACTCATTCGTGAAATAGTGGAATCTTTTGCGAAGGTCATAGATATGAAAGACAGCTATACAAACGGTCATTCTACCCGCGTGGCAGAGTATACAGCAATGCTCTCGAAGGAACTCGGGTGTGATGAGGATACCGTTGAGAAATACTATAATATAGCACTTCTTCATGACATAGGAAAGATAGGCATTCCGCCTGAGGTACTTAACAAGCCCGGAAAGCTTACAGATACGGAATTCAATATTATCAAGTCTCATTCCGCACTGGGATATGAAGCACTTAAAAATATCAGTATAATGCCGGAACTTTCTGTCGGTGCAGGTATGCATCATGAACGTCCGGACGGAAAGGGGTATCCGAAAGGCCTTAAAGGGGACCAGATACTTCGTGTAGCACAGATAATTGCTGTAGCTGACACATTTGATGCAATGTATTCGGACAGACCGTACCGTAAGCGCATGAATTTTGAAAAAGCTGTTTCAATTATGAAGGAAGTAAGCGGTACTCAGCTTGCTTCTGATGTTGTGGATGCTTTTTTAAGGCTTGTAGAAAAAGGAGAATTCCGTGCTGAAAATGATAACGGCGGAGGAACAATGGAGGATATAGATAATATCCATCGTAAGCAGAAGTGA